In the Dendropsophus ebraccatus isolate aDenEbr1 unplaced genomic scaffold, aDenEbr1.pat pat_scaffold_2106_ctg1, whole genome shotgun sequence genome, actctcttACCTTCTGGATATTTGTAGTTGTGGGTTATATCTACACGGGAATCATTACCAATGCCTTGGTGCTGATGTTTGCCCCACATACTTGCTATCATTGTGGGCTTTCTCTTTGCTGCCATCCTTATGGACAACCCAGGTAACTCGATCTGCGTTGACTTCAGCAAACACAAAGGGGGTATCATAACCAATGTGCAAATCTCCTTCTTTGACTGCAATGACTGAGGTGGGTCCACAGCGAAAGACGCCTGAGAGAAAGTAATCCAACTGGTCAGCAAATACAAAGGACTATCCTTCTGTCTATAGTTATACACTTCTTCATAATTCCCTAGAGATGAGTGAGACCTGGAGCCCACTGGTCTTATGATGTGACTGGTCATATATGGAAATTCCTGCGATCGCATCAAATTTACAAGCTACAAATGTGAGCAATTTCCTATTTATGGACTCTCATTAGTTTTCTTACCTTGACTTTGTTCTTGAGGTGTTGAATCAAGTACTTGCCACCCACTATAGAAAAGACCAAGGTCTCTCCTCATAAACCAGGATTCGTTCCACACATGGAAATTCCTGCATTATAAAGGTCATGCATTAATCTTGTATCCAGAGGAATTAGTACAGATGAAACCACCACCAAAAACTTATAAGAGATTGACAGAGATTTCTTAGAATATACTATAGAGCATAAACTGTTCTCTCCCTGCCATCACTTTCCATTGGTTCCTAGTCCTGCTTCACAGAACCCACCGGTCTCAGTCTCTACACAAGGAAGTGTCCTCTCGGGCAGTCAAGGGCCCAAGGGACCGCTGCtgaggccaatgattggctgagtgaaccATGCATAGGGACTGGGCACCATTGGATGAATGGCAGTAGGGGATCGGGCAGGAGTGTACCGTTTGCTTGTTTGTCCTCCCAGCTTGAGCAAGTGATCAGACAGCCCCTTTCTGTCTAGTCTGTAATGATATACAATAAGTGACTCAAAGTAACTCAAAGTAAAAGATGAGAACATACCGATACTGTCACTGGAGATCTCCAGAAACTTTCCTTCTGCGTCATAGTGCATGTCAATAGCCATGTTCCCATCTGTGTTATGGGCAGAGTTAAAGTTTGTGATGACTCTGGTTGGAATGCCGAGGCACCTGAGGACTGGGAGAACAATAAAGGAACAATATCATTGGAGAGGGAGGAGCAGAAAAACAATGTCTAATGTATGTACAGACAACAGAGAAAGGCAGGAGGCGGCGAATGAGGAGAGATCTAGGGATATCAGTTGCAGACCACTTGCAAATATATAGTAGTACCATCCACCATAGACTAGGCTACAATATGCTACTTTAATAATCAGGGTCAGCTGAAAGTCTCCAACCTGTTATACCTTCGTGCAAGTGGGCAATTGGGAAACAGCAGCACTTTGCTGAATCCTAACCTTCTGAATAGCCCTGACCTCCCTACGCATTTCTCCTATAGTGTCAGAATCATTAGGGGGGCTGGTGGTAAGGGAAACAGGTGGGGAGTGAACAATTACTAATCATTTAGACATCAGGTAGTAATAGACAGAAAAATTGGGGTCCAGGGTCGGACTCCCAAGCCTTACTAACACAGTGTACCAGAAATGCAGGGATCCCAAAGAGTTCATCAAAAACTTGAATATCAGGCAACATAGGAATTATAATCTGGCAATACACTTGCAATGCAATGTGGGGCCCTCAGGCCTTTAATACATTTCTTATCAAAGGAAAAATGAATCATAAGTGGTAATCTGAGAGGCGCCTGTAGGAGAGGCATCACTCCTGTAGACATGGAAATCCTCAGCCAAGTGACTCATAGGCCTCAATTATCCTCTCTTCATATAGGAATAAGTCTCTACAGCCACCTCCCCAGCACTGGAGGACTCCAATCACCCACCTGTACACATAACAGCCACAAAGACCCAGCACTGGAGGACTCCAATCACCCACCTGTACACATAACAGCCACAAAGACCCAGCACTGGAGGACTCCATTCACCCACCTGTAGACATAACAGCCACAAAGACCAGGCACTGGAGGACTCCAATCACCCACCTGTACACATAACAGCCACAAAGACCCAGCACTGGAGGACTCCGATCACCCACCTGTACACATAACAGCCACAAAGACCCAGCACTGGAGGACTCCATTCACCCACCTGTACACAGAACAGCCACAAAGACCAGGCACTGGAGGACTCCAATCACCCACCTGTATACATAACAGCCGCAAAGTCCAGGCACTGGAGGACTCCAATCACCCACCTGTACACATAACAGCCGCAAAGTCCCAGCACTGGAGGACTCCAATCACCCACCTGTACACATAACAGCCACAAAGACCAGGCACTGGAGGACTCCGATCACCCACCTATACACATAACAGCCGCAAAGACCCAGCACTGGAGGACTCCGATCACCCACCTGTACACATAACAGCCGCAAAGACCCAGCACTGAAGGACTCCAATCACCCACCTGTACACATAAAAGCAGCAAAGTCCCAGCACTGGAGGACTCCGATCACCCACCTGTACACATAACAGCCGCAAAGACCCAGCACTGGCCGTACTTCACCGGCTTGTAGTTGTCGTTGAACCATTTCCACAGAATCTCAACACTTCCGTTCCAGCTGTTTGGGTCAACACCATCTGAAAAGTCCTTCTCCCACTTTCCCTCCAGGACACCATAGTCATCATTACTGTTCACCTGAAAGAGAAACATTCAGTCGTCAATATTTCAATTGAAGGTTATAAAATGTAGCCTGAATAATGTTCATCTGGTTACTGACTGCTACGGTGAGAAATTGTTgcatcaagttaaaggggttgtccagcgaaaatctttttctttcaaatcaagtggtgtcagaaagttatataggtttgtaacttacttccattcaaaaatctcaagtcttcccatactccaCATTCAGAATCAGAAAACTAAACGATTTCAAAACAGAACAACCAGATCCGCGCTTGTGAATGATGCAAGAAATTCTTTATTAGCAAAAGCCCATAAAACCAACGAGTGAGTGGTTAGTGCCTACGCATTGCAGGTTCTCAACCTTTAGTCATGGGCCATTAACTGGGACCACTCACTCGTTGGTTTTATGGCCTTTCGCTAATAAGAGTTTTTTGCGTCATTCACAAGCGCGGATCCAGTTGTTCTGTTTGGAAGTCGCTGCGACCCTGGTGGAGGGGCAGATTGTGTGCTGATCAGCTGGGAACGGTGAGCTGTATACACCTTCTGTGCTTGGACTAACAAAACTATTACATGACAGTGACAGCTTAAAGGCGGCAGCTCCTGCGCTTATGACCCCTGGGTTTCCCATTGCAGATTTTAAGGTGCGCTGTATATGATGCATTCTGGCCATCTTATTTAAGAATTGTGATGTGCATTAAGATGGATTTGGTATTTCATATTTAAacaggaactccaggtagaggtaaaagaaaaaaaaataaacctgctgcagaagcatatagcattgcttacctgtctaacccagttttggaactaccaaaaatccattcattgttttgttctgtattttctGACTAATTCCTGATTGAGcggttgtacacagtactacaggttccagaatgcaatgctttccctcagctgttcatcacagtccttcaccctgcctattccccgcccaaagctgttgcagaacatctaggttgtgttcacacattgcagtttcattgtgttactgaattatttgcagtaattttatgatttcattgtggtcccacccacacagcgtcACTGttactaccagtaacaccacacagcacactgtattctgtacctgtaacaccacacagcactgtattctctacgtgtaacaccacaccacactgtattctctacctgtaacaccacacagcgctgtattctctacctgtaacaccacacagcacactgtattctctacctgtaacaccacacagcacgctgtattctctacctgtaacaccacacagcactgtattctctacctgtaacaccacacagcacactgtattctccacctttaacaccacacagcactgtattctctacctgtaacaccacacagcactgtattctctacctgtaacaccacaccacactgtattctctacctgtaacaccacacagcgctgtattctctacctgtaacaccacacagcacactgtattctctacctgtaacaccacacagcacgctgtattctctacctgtaacaccacacagcactgtattctctacctgtaacaccacacagcacactgtattctccacctgtaacaccacacagcactgtattctctacctgtaacaccacacagcacgctgtattctccacctgtaacactacacagcacgctgtattctctacctgtaacaccacacagcacgctgtattctctacctgtaacaccacacagcacgctgtattccctacctgtaacaccacacagcactgtattctctacctgtaaacaccacacagcacgctgtattctctacctgtaacaccacacagcactgtattctctacctgtaacaccacacagcactgtattctctacctgtaacaccacacagcacgctgtattctccacctgtaacactacacagcacgctgtattctctacctgtaaccccacacagcactgtattctctacctgtaacaccacacagcacgctgtattctctacctgtaaccccacacagcactgtattctctacctgtaacaccacacagcacgctgtattctctacctgtaaccccacacagcactgtattctctacctgtaaccccacacagcacgctgtattctctacctgtaaccccacacagcactgtattctctacctgtaaccccacacagcactgtattctctacctgtaacaccacacagtacgctgtattctctacctgtaacaccacacagcactgtattctctacctgtaacaccacacagtacgctgtattctctacctgtaacaccacacagcacgctgtattctctacctgtaacaccacacagcacgctgtattctctacctgtaacaccacacagcacactgtattctctacctgtaacaccacacagcacgctgtattctctacctgtaacaccacacagcacactgtattctctacctgtaacactacactgtattctctacctgtaacaccacacagcacgctgtattctctacctgtaacaccacacagcactgtattctctacctgtaacaccacacagcactgtattatctacctgtaacaccacacagcactgtattatctacctgtaacaccacacagcacactgtattctctacctgtaacaccacacagcacactgtattctctacctgtaacaccacacagcacgctgtattccctacctgtaacaccacacagcacgctgtattctctacctgtaacaccacacagcacgctgtattctctacctgtaacaccacacagcgctgtattctctacctgtaacaccacacagcacgctgtattccctacctgtaacaccacacagcacgctgtattctctacctgtaacaccacacagcacgctgtattctctacctgtaacaccacacagcgctgtattctctacctgtaacaccacacagtacgctgtattctctacctgtaacaccacacagcactgtattatctacctgtaacacccacacagcacgctgtattctctacctgtaacaccacacagcacgctgtattctctacctgtaacaccacacagtattctctacctgtaacaccacacagcgctgtattctatacctgtaacaccacacacactgtattctctacctgtaacaccacacagcactgtattctctacctgtaacaccacacagcactgtattatctacctgtaacaccacacagcgctgtattctctacctgtaacaccacacagcacgctgtattctctacctgtaacaccacacagcacactgtattctctacctgtaacaccacacagcactgtattctctacctgtaacaccacacagcacgctgtattctctacctgtaacaccacacagcacgctgtattctctacctgtaacaccacacagcacgctgtattccctacctgtaacaccacacagcacgctgtattctctacctgtaacaccacacagcactgtattctctacctgtaacaccacacagcacactgtattctctacctgtaacaccacacagcgctgtattctctacctgtaacaccacacagcacactgtattctctacctgtaacaccacacagcacactgtattctctacctgtaacaccacacagcgctgtattctctacctgtaacaccacacagcacactgtattctctacctgtaacaccacacagcgctgtattctctacctgtaacaccacacagcacactgtattctccacctgtaacactacacagcacgctgtattctctacctgtaacaccacacagcacgctgtattccctacctgtaacaccacacagcgctgtattctctacctgtaacaccacacatcactgtattctctacctgtaacaccacacagcacgctgtattctctacctgtaacaccacacagcactgtattatctacctgtaacaccacacagcacgctgtattctccacctgtaacactacacagcacactgtaatctctacctgtaacaccacacagcgctgtattctctacctgtaacaccacacagcacactgtattctctacctgtaacagtaacacggccgtttctagggccgggcgggccgggccaccgcacggggcgccctcAGCTAGGGGGTGCCCCGGCGGTGCCCGACAGCGCCCagccccccctgcactcacccagAGCAAATTGAAGGCTAAGGGCCGCTGCCGGACCAAGTGTCTGGCAGCACCCTTATTTCGGCAGCGGCCCTTAGCCTCCAGTCagcagcgcggccgcgacgctgCCTTGTAATCCTtaggaagagaggaggggggcgggttaccagggtaactcacctgtcccgctccccggcagctcctctctctcatcttccggcacaggcagcagggTACAGGGACGCTGCCTGCGGCGGATGGGACCTGCAGCCTCTTTCATTTGCAGGGACACCCAGCACAGGCAGAGTCTCTGTACCCGGCTGCCTGTGCTGAAGAATGACAGAAGATTgagcgtcatagaggggctgccGGGGAGCCAGTACTggtaaattactgtttttctggTGGAGGcactatggggaagggggggggggggggaggtggaggttgtatactatatgggtatatggggcactataggggaaCTGGCTACTAAATGATTCACTACaggggggactggccactatatggggcactatgggggactggccactatatggggcactatggggtactggctactatatgggggactggccactatatggtgcactatgggggactggccactatatggggcactatggggtactggccactatatgggggactggccactatatggtgcactatgggggactggctactatatatggcactatgggggactggctactatatatggcactatgggggactggccactatatggggcactaaggggtactggctactatatgggggactggctactatatatggcactatgggggactggctactatatatggcactatgggggactggctactatatgggggactggccactatatgggggactggccactatatgggggactggccactatatgggggactggccactatatggggcactatgggggactggccactatatggggcactatgggggactggctactatatgagggactggccactatatggggcactatgggggactggctactatatggggcactataggggactggccactatatgaggcactataggggactGGCCACTGTATGGGGctctatgggggactggccactgtatgggggactggccactgtatggggcactataggggactggccactatatggtgcactatgggggactggctactatatggggcactatgggggactggctactatatgggggactggccactatatggggcactatgggggactggctactatatgggggactggccactatatggggcactatgggggactggccactatatggggcactatgggggactggctactatatgggggactggcacTATATGAAGCGCTATAGGGGACTGGCCACTGTATGGGGCTCTATGGgggactggtcactatatgggggactggccactgtatggggcactataggggactGGCTACCATAtgtgcactatgggggactggctactatatatggcactatgggggactggccactatatgggcactatggggaactggccactatatggtggactggtcactatatggtgcactatgggggactggctactatatggggcatatgggggactggccactatatgaggcactgtggagagactggctactatataaggcactataggggagactggctactatatgaggcactatagggggggctggctactacatgaggcactatgggggaggactggctactatatatggcactatggagggaggcactataggggggacaggctactatatgaggcactatgggggggattggctactatatggggcactatgaggggggactggctattatatgaggcccctatgggggactggctactatatatggcactatggagggaggcactatagggggggctggttactatatgaggcactatgggggattagatactataacgggcactattgggggaatagatactataccagggactaggggggattggctactctatAAGGCAttataggggggactggctaaAAATattaggcactatggggggggggggggataggctaCTATATTCGGGTTGCCA is a window encoding:
- the LOC138775817 gene encoding LOW QUALITY PROTEIN: protein-glutamine gamma-glutamyltransferase 6-like (The sequence of the model RefSeq protein was modified relative to this genomic sequence to represent the inferred CDS: deleted 1 base in 1 codon), producing MSVLGLILKERLKESRIVNLLIFLTDDEVYMANEEERKEYVLNDHGVIFMGNDKHISGVGWNYGQFENNILNICLNILDRSLNAHKDPASDYSQRHSPIYVGRVVSAMVNSNDDYGVLEGKWEKDFSDGVDPNSWNGSVEILWKWFNDNYKPVKYGQCWVFAAVMCTVLRCLGIPTRVITNFNSAHNTDGNMAIDMHYDAEGKFLEISSDSIGMFSSFTLSYFESLIVYHYRLDRKGLSDHLLKLGGQTSKRNFHVWNESWFMRRDLGLFYSGWQVLDSTPQEQSQGVFRCGPTSVIAVKEGDLHIGYDTPFVFAEVNADRVTWVVHKDGSKEKAHNDSKYVGKHQHQGIGNDSRVDITHNYKYPE